The sequence below is a genomic window from uncultured Fibrobacter sp..
GCGCGGCGAGCGATTTCTTTGTCCTCAGGACATAGTTGCTGTGGTTCTTGCCGATCGTGATTAAAACGTTGTCGTCAATTTTCAGTTCTATGGCGTACGGGAGCTCTTCGTAGGCGATCTGTTCTTCCTGGGTCATGTAGTTCAGGTAAATGTTCCTGTCTACTACAAAGCCCTGTAGGATCGGCAACATGCCAATGTATATCTTGCGGAAGAATACGAAATATTCCGACGTCATCTGGACTTTCAGGTCCGTGATGTTCACGTTGGTGTTGCTGCCGTTAAAGATGGGAATGGTCGATGAAACCGAGGAATCGCTTTTCGCCGTTTCTGCCATGTAGGTGAGCGCTTCTTCTTCGGAGGTGAGCTCTACGCGGGTGGGGATCTGCAGGTCGCGGATTTCGTCCCAGAGCTGGTCGATGGCTTCGGTCGAGTCGAGTGTCTGTACCGTCTTCTTGGGAAGTCCGTTCTTGATTTCCAGGGTGTCTAGCAGGTGCTGGATCAGCTCACGAGTCTTTTTGCGCTGTTCCTGGTCGTCGAACGAAAAGTTGTCCCACATCGATTTTCCGATGCCGGTACTTGTATCGGGGTAGAACGGAGTCAGGAGTTCGCCGTTGTGCGAAATCTGGAAATGCCCGATAAGCCCCTTGTGGCATTGCCTGTACAGGGAGTCGAAATCACAGTAGGGTCCGCTCGAATCCGGAAACGAGAAAAATTCGGAGAAAAGTCGGCTGTTTCCGCCAATGACCGTAATGGAGTTCAGTATGCCGTAGTCCTTGTAGGAACGGCTGTTTTCCAGGTTGAAGTCCGAGGCTAGCCGAAGTCGCAGGCTTTCGTAGGCGTCATCGACGCGTTCCTCGATTTTCTTTTCCTCGAGGGCGGTCGACTGCTCGTAGGTCTTTACCAGAAGGATTGTCAGGGGAATCGCAATGAGCAGGAAAATAGAAATAAACACCAGGCGTTCCTTGATGACCGCCTGATGTTTTTTCAGATAGGTAAATAGGGCTTGACGACTCACTTGTCAAGGTCGGGCGACGAACGCATCTGGTAACCTTCTCCACGGAACGTCACCAAGAGCTTCGGATGCGACGGGTCGTCCTCGATTTTTTTGCGGAGCTTGGTGATATGGATATCAACCGTGCGGGTGTCAACGGAGTCGGCATTCTCGTAACCCCAGACCTTGCGCAGAAGTTCGGAGCGCGGAACGGCGTGGTCGCGGTTTGTCCACAGGTATTCGAGAATTTCGATTTCCTTGCGGGTGAAGGCGATTTCTTCGGTACCGCGGGTACCGGTGTATTCGCGGAAATTCACGCGCAGGCTTCCGGCAACAAGCTTGCCCTCGTTTTCCATCGTCTGGCGGCTGCGGCGCAGCACGGCATCGATTCGGGCGAGCAGCATGGGGACAGAGAACGGCTTCGGGATATAGTCGTCGGCACCGTACTTGAG
It includes:
- a CDS encoding ATP-binding protein gives rise to the protein MSRQALFTYLKKHQAVIKERLVFISIFLLIAIPLTILLVKTYEQSTALEEKKIEERVDDAYESLRLRLASDFNLENSRSYKDYGILNSITVIGGNSRLFSEFFSFPDSSGPYCDFDSLYRQCHKGLIGHFQISHNGELLTPFYPDTSTGIGKSMWDNFSFDDQEQRKKTRELIQHLLDTLEIKNGLPKKTVQTLDSTEAIDQLWDEIRDLQIPTRVELTSEEEALTYMAETAKSDSSVSSTIPIFNGSNTNVNITDLKVQMTSEYFVFFRKIYIGMLPILQGFVVDRNIYLNYMTQEEQIAYEELPYAIELKIDDNVLITIGKNHSNYVLRTKKSLAAPYEKITFVMYSSKTANTAGLTILFIGFILLIVIAACLITIYRFTQSKVALASKRQDFVSAITHELKTPLTAIKMYAEMLQNSWVASEEKKQRYYGQIASEADRLSRLIQNVLNLSKLDGNRWNVQLRKERPKAVLDDFIATYSRNIEKQGFELTVSTDTDADNVSILIDRDAVMQILMNLVDNSLKFSKSASYKMISIELRINNGDMYLAVRDYGPGIPASEMKKVFQEFYRVENEMTRSTSGTGIGLSMVKKLCTLTNMKIEIENAGPGLRTKIHFPPLDI
- a CDS encoding response regulator transcription factor, whose product is MTENTSSTKILIIEDEIAIAEGLTDLCKMNGYVVKHCADGESGLAEALSGQYNLVLLDLMLPGMDGFTVCDKIREQDRSLPIIILSAKNADDDIINGLKYGADDYIPKPFSVPMLLARIDAVLRRSRQTMENEGKLVAGSLRVNFREYTGTRGTEEIAFTRKEIEILEYLWTNRDHAVPRSELLRKVWGYENADSVDTRTVDIHITKLRKKIEDDPSHPKLLVTFRGEGYQMRSSPDLDK